The DNA window CTCGCTCTCCGCACGGCCGGCGCGAGCGAGCTCGTCGGCGAGCCGCTCGACGGCGGCCACCACGGGCGCTCCCGTCGTGTGCGCCCGGGCGAGGGTGCGCCCGAGCCCGACCAGGGCGGGGTCGTCGGCCAGGCCCGACCACACCTGGGCAGGGTCGAGCCCGAGCGCCAACCGCGCCGCGACCCCGGCGAGCCGGTCGGCCGCCGGACCGGGGAGGGCCTGGCAGACCTGGTCGATCGCGTCGGCGGGCGCGGCGCCGGACCGCAGCCCGGCCGCGAAGAGCGCCACCACGTGCGGCAGGTCCCGGGCGACCGCGCGACGGCGGGCGCGGACGGAGGCGGGCTCGGCCCGGCCGACCACCAC is part of the Nocardioides conyzicola genome and encodes:
- a CDS encoding type II secretion system F family protein, which produces MTVWVAATAAAAAAALLVRPRLAVPAPPPALLTPSPVAETGWLHRHRLLWSGLAGMAALLFVSGPLGVAAGVATASATWVVVGRAEPASVRARRRAVARDLPHVVALFAAGLRSGAAPADAIDQVCQALPGPAADRLAGVAARLALGLDPAQVWSGLADDPALVGLGRTLARAHTTGAPVVAAVERLADELARAGRAESEERARAVGVQAAVPLGLCLLPAFVLIGIVPLVVALLASLEL